gtaatgatcctgctgtttaatcagcttcttgatatgccacacttgtcaggtggatggattatcttggcaaaggagaaatgcccaCTAACAAGGATGTGAACCAATGtgtacaacattttagagaaataagctttttgtgcatactgggatcttttattttatctcatgaaacatgggaccaacaatttacatgttgtTCACTGTAGATTTTAACCTCATTCTAAATGAAAAAATGAGAATCAAGTGCAAACTGCAGTTAAAAATctttaatatatttatatatgtacaCATTGACTTACGTATTACTGTAATGGCGAGTAACACAATTGCATTAATTAAAAGTGATTGGGGGGCACAAGTTAACCATCTCTCCAAATAAATACAAACTTGTCATGTGTTTTTACACACCTGCGCAGGGCCGTAGCTACATATGAAGACACCGAGGTCCGGACACTGAGGTATAATGGTCCGGACCTCGGTCATTTTTTACAATtagaaaaataaaacatttatttaaaaaaaatgtacgaaCCGAGGCGGGGTCTCCACttcctgttgagagttagaatagtaaaatacacaaggtgcaatttaaaaacttggttgtgcatcagcagttttcctcttgttacATGTCACACACTGACAATCACtccattttgggggggggattgGTAAATGGGTCtcgttagtctagccagctatctaaacttgtagtaatcatggttgaattaccaACCGGGCACGTGTcctattaacatggcataagtcattacaaaatatgtagaattgcaggaaattagctttaaaactgcaacaacaaGAAGAAAATGTATATAAAGCAAATGTAGTGGTTTACCTTTGGTTACTAACAGTTTTTCTGTTACCAGATCCCTCTGTACGTATTAATTCTAGTCTTATCCCAGTGCTGAGTTAATGTGTAGCGGCTGATCGTATATGTTTGTAGGTCGACTGAGATGAATGAAGCTACAGCATCTAATGTGATAATGGCTGGGGTCATTTAAGCTTGTTTTCGCTGTTCTTCAAATAGCATTTTAGAGTTTATAAATTGTAtaaatgcagtaaatgagcttAAATTTTCTTAATTTCTTTGATGGGGTAAAATCTAGGGGTTTTTTTCGGGGGGGGTCCTGCTACACAATCTTGTATCCTGCTGAACACACCCCAGGTTGCACCCCGAGTAACAGTGGTATTAAGCATGCACCAAATAAAAGTCCCTTTCCCGGACACCATAACTGCAAACAGATGCAAGCAGAGGCCCATTGAaaccactacacaatacattgtTTCTTTAACACAGAATTCATTAAATGATAGTGAATATGACCATCGGTGCCACCTCGTTCACCAGCCTGATTCTTCACCAACATCTAATCGTCATCGTTCCCGATGAGAAAATCTTTGTCACCTCAGTTCCCTTCTAAAGTTGTTGGATACAACCATGTTAGTTATCATATAAACCCACTGGTAGAAACATTGTAGTGGCGCCTGCACAATGTCGCCCCGCCCACGTCAAGTCCCAATTATACATAACATGTATTTTAAACGTGATTACAAATGCCGACATGCACAATAATACTGTCAAACATAATAAACTACAAAATATATGTATAGAGAACGTATAAGTCCCAGGGCATCGTTCCAGGGCAGTCCACGATCCCATAGTCCTTCATAGTGTCGTAAACATAGTTAAGAAAATCTTGAATTCAGAGTTTCAGAAATGTACTGTCACATCACAAGGTGTGACTGAGCCGGTACATTGAATAGGTGCTGCATGCTGCCCTCTGGTGGTGACTACGGGGAGGGAGGCGCGCTACAGGAAGGGGTTGGTGTTGGAGCTTCCAGAGGGGTAGGATCCAGCCGGGGCTCCCGCCTGGTTGGAGACAAAGGATTAATCAATATTGTAAAATACATGACCATCAGCATGACTTCCAAACATTCATCCATGAagttagcagagagagagaggatgcacATATGCGTTTTTACATTGGACCCATGCAGAAGCCGAATGTGTATAAGTATATTGGACGTGTTCGGATTTGCATTTTGTTGGTCAGTGTTTCACACTTGTATTACAAGTATTACAATCAAAGACCACAAAACATTATTCGACATGATCTGGAAACATACACACTATTAAATACTCCCCATAAATGGGTTTTTGGTCATCCCAGGACCAGCCATGGGCTGCCCAAAGGGGGTCATGGAGGACTTGGTCTGTCCATAGACTGTATATCCACCAGGGCCTGTCAATGCAGAGAAAAAAACAGATTAAGGCTTAATGGTCTCTCTGCCAATTAGGTTCCCAAATAGTAGAATGATGGCTATTTAGTTACAGAGTGGATACTAGCCAGAAACATGATATTTGTTTATAGTGTAGGGTCACAAGAAAAGCACTAAAATTGTTTTGGAAATCACAGCTTTAATGTTATGGCCAAACTATATTGTGATTGAAACTACACTACTTACCATTGGGTTGTTGGGGTTGGTAGGCCCCCGGCTGGGGGTAAGGGCAGGGGGCCTGGCCAGGGAAGGGCTGCTGGAAGGTCCCACTAAAACTGGTCGGGAGGCAGTAAGAGGAGGCATTCCCAAAGCCAGCAGGCATACTCATAGAGCCTGTGCCAAATGAGGCTAGGATacacagagagatgggagggggcgGAGTGAATAACATGAACACAGTGGCAAACACAAACTAACCTTTCAATGTACAGGATCTACTGATATCAAACAATGCTATttcagacaaagagagacaactgGCTgagtcccaaacacacacacttgataTGCATGTATGCACTTTCATgtgctcacacaaacacacctgcgGCCGGCGCTATACCATTGGTCTGGAAGGGGTTGGTGGCCATATCCGGAGCAGCAGCAACAAATGGGTTATTGGACGAGACGGCTGAAACAACAGGAAATTACATTATGCTTTCATTATGTTTGAGAGTCAACCATTTCAGAAAATACTGTAGGTATAACAATCCACTCACCTCCAAAGCCTTGCTGCACATGCATGTTGGGTAAGACTGTCTGGGCAGGCGAGGTTCCCAACACAGCTCCAAACATATTCCTAGATTCACTTAAATACAGAACATGAATACATTTCTTAGCTCATTGaaccacaaaaaaatatatttttaaggaGATCTAAAAGCAAAGgctaaaaatgtgtttttagtgCCAAGTTTTGGAGTGGCGTCTGTCTCTCACCCCTGGACACTACTCCCTGTAGGGGCAGAGGAGCTCAGCTCGTTGTCCAGCTCAGCCAGAGCAGCGTAGCGGTCCTCTGCCGAGGTGCCCAGCTGGGACTGGGCCGGTACAGCACCAGCCACTGACGGCACTGGGACACCTCGCcctacagagagcgagagagacatacacaggggtcaatatacacacattcagacacaggAGGAAGGacatggacacaaacacacacattaaagAAAGAGGCACACATGGTATGATAAAAACAAGCTAACCTGTTCCCCTGTTGGGCTTGGAACAGAGATAATGAATTAAATGACATTTCATTTTCGTGTCAAACCGCCAATaggcaacccatcccttatgggattaactgacaaacaaacatcACAATAATTTACTGTAGCAATTAAATAATGTAAATGAGAGGGTGTGTATGAGAATGGGACCCGGCGGTACCTGACGCAAACAACAGAGGGGGGTGAAGTCCTGAAATGCGGAGGTACTCCAGAGTTGCCATACGCCTCAAAGTTGGCAAAGTCAGCTTTTGAGTTAACCTTAGTCACTGCAAACCACAGAGGAAACACAAAACCCTGACAATGGGAGGAATGAGGAATGACGTGACGGTAAAGCCCTGACAATGGGAGGAATGAGGAATGACGTGACGGTAAAGCCCTGACAATGGGAGGAATGAGGAATGGCTTGACGGTAAAGCCCTGACAATGGGAGGAATGAGGAATGGCTTGACGGTAAAGCCCTGACAATGGGAGGAATGAGGAATGGCGTGACGGTAAAGCCCTGACAATGGGAGGAATGGCGTGACGGTAAAGCCCTGACAATGGGAGGAATGGGAAGAGCAGCAAATGACAATGATTTAAcatacaaataacattataatgACTTGTGTACCTGCTTAGGGACATTCAGTTTTACTACATTACTCTTCTTTACTCCTCATTTGCATGAACTCGAGATTTATTTCATTTTGACCCCTTGAAGACAAATCACTCAAATCTACTCAATATTGGACGACGTCTAAATCCAACTTAAAAAGggtcaatctgcagttgctacatacatttttggactaatGAATTTATTaaaatgtacccattgattcttgaacaaTATAACTTAAATGCCTCGTGAGCTTAGTTCAACAGTTGTACCtcgtcagaacccaaaatataagcttgttttactccaatgtttgtaaacaaagtaaatgtaaacaaacactaaaaAGCCtctaaaaacatggttaaaactacatttttgatatcatggatggtcagtccttgcatccatagtggtctatgaatttgagagtggttacatttctccagccccatccatcagcTTTATAGCAAACCAATAGTCTGTTATTGTTTCcactgctgattgctgctttaaATAAAATGTTCACTTAGTCTCCCATTAACATCCACgcatgactaagtgaaaattcAACCTAAATGGAAGTTAGGATTTTCCCCTGGGAGTTTGAGTGAAGGCCACTCTCACTCACTACTAGATTGTCTTGGGAACCTGGTTGGCTAGGGAAACCTGATTGGCTCATTACCTGATTGACTGGGGAAATTCGCAAAGTTGGCAAAATTGGCGTTGCTGGCAGCCTGAGAGGGCAGAGCGGCAAAGATGTCTCCACCCAGGTCCGTAAGGAGGTCAAACTTCTTCTCCTGAACTATGGGATGGGCCAGGGAGCGAACCACCATCGGGGACTggcgtagggagagagagagaacatgaggaaTGATTAAGAACAAATTTATCAACGTATATAGCGCTTTTCAAAGAATCTTAAAGTGCCTGCACTTCAAAGCACAAAAAGAGATAGGTAATTTAGAAAAACAACATCACAACGTTATGAGATGGACAGTCATTATAAAGTTCATGGCTTGAGTGGTCATCTGAGGGAGGTGGTCAAGCAGGGAGAGACAGTCCAGAGGCAGGCAGGAAGTGTGATGTCTTCAAGGTGTCACACTGTCTCTGGCTTTTCCGTAGTAGAACTCAGTCAGATGAAGTCTGAGCTAAGCCACTGTAGTCCATGGACTCCGTAGaaggtaggtagctagctaccaaAATTAAGCACCCACTTAGATGATGCTATGGCAGTGACGTGGCACCAGAAAGCACCCACTTAGATGATGCTATGGCAGTCACGTGGCACCAGAAAGCACCCACTTAGATGATGCTATGGCAGTCACGTGGCACCAGAAAGCACCCACTTAGATGATGCTATGGCAGTCACGTGGCACCAGAAAGCACCCACTTAGATGATGCTATGGCAGTCACGTGGCACCAGAAAGCACACCACATTTCAATAATAATTAAATAGCAGCCTTGTAACTTCGTCCTCCCTACGAGCCTCATCACTGCACACCTCTGCAGTCTTGCTTTCGGCTTCTCTCCATCTTCACCCTCCAGACACTAGCTGGCATTCGAATCAAAActgctagccagctaacgttagctaggtattCAAACAGCTTCAGTCTTAATGTTGTGGTGGATTCTGATTATATTAATTGTTCATTCTTAAAACAAAAAGATTGTAGGTAAAAATACCATACAAATtacaaaaatatttacaaaatgtacAGGAGCTCTCTGCTTAGGCTGTTGCTAGGGCGCCATGGCAAATGTCTACTCAATGATGACATGTTTCAAATTAAaataactggggacattttgggTTGCACCCATTGACTTATATGACTAGACCAAGTTATGAAAATGGCTAAAAGGGCATCAGTCTAAAATGTATTTCATCATTTGTTTGGAAATGACTCAAAAGCACATCAGCCTGAAATGTATTATGCCATATGTTAAGGAAGCAGGTAGAAGCAATACTTGACGTGTTGGGGGGGTCTTGTTGAGCTGCAGGGTTTTCAGGGGCTGGACCTCCGGGGTGCTGGCTGTGCTGCTGGCTGAGGAGCCCGACTTGGAGGCCTGGGCCATGGCTACCGTCCTCGCCTGGTCTGGAGGGACGTACCTGTGTGCACACAAGCATAAAGAAAAATACATCCAGGCAATTGCTGGAACAGTGTTCCAAAGGTGTAAAAAATGTTACATGTAAAACTGGGTTGTTGTTCATGAATTCATAGGATTTTACATTGGCAGTTCCCTAAAGTGGTTTTTCCTCCCATTTCACCCCTGAATATATCACAATAGAAACTGGAGGATCTCTACCTTTTCAGATATTCCGTTAACTCGATAGAAAGCAAAAGAGTGAAGCTCCTCACCATCTTTTCTTCTCATATTTTTCCTGGAGGAATTCTTTTACTTTCTGTGGTTGGCGGAAGTCTGGAACAACCAATGTCTTGTCATCGTACAGACCCAACCAGATGTATTTACAAACCTAGATAGAAAGTGtgtggggaagagggagagaaaggaaaaaGAGATACCAATAAACTCCCTTGAGACAGAAAAACTCAAGACGGCAGACATGAGGAGGCAGACATGCACAAAGACAATAATCCATTGTTCTTCAATACTGGTCCTGGGGACCTACAGGGTCAGCAAGACTTTATTCTCAATACTAACACATCTGACTAAGCTAATCATCAATGCCTTTGAATGAATCCGATGTGTTAGTGCTAGGCCGGAATAAAAGCCTGCATTCCCCTCGGATCCCCAGGACTAGGATTGAAGAACACATTTCATAATACATTACATGAATTCATGTCAGTACCTCGTTGGTGTGTTTCTGTAAGAATTCAATTTCCTGTAGTGTGAAGGTGGTCATAGAGATGGACTTCACTCTGTGGGGGGGATTCAGGCCTCttctagcgtgtgtgtgtggggaggggggggtaacGATAGCAGAGGGGGACAATTGGTGAGTATGCATTCTGTGTCAATAATTTTACAAATGACTAGGCCCAACATGACTATACACTCACAGCTAAAATGTTTTAATGTGCTTAGCCTTCACATATGGAGTGAGATGATCCGTTTTAGCATCAGTTGTGCTTTTGTCACTAGTCCCTTCCTATTGTTGTCTCTAAACCATATTCATTTGAATTACTTGACCCACTTCAGGTATTCTATAAGTGTTTGGCAAGCAACAAATGTAACCATTTCTGCCTAGTTCAATACTATATAGACCTATAGGAGTGAGCAACAGATGTCCCAAACTACGCTTATGGTATAGATAAACTTGGATTGGTAAAGAGCCGAGGTTGGGCAAGAGTTTCGCCGGTGGTACAGTGACGTGCTGTTTTGACACACTGGGCAAATACGCCTTTTATCAACAAGCATCACACACACTAACCTTGAGACAACTATTTTCGGTACAAACAATACTTTAGTTGACCTTTTAAAGATTGGGAATTGAAACCTCTCCTTACATCAAAGTACGGGCTTTGCGACCCTGCCGAACCAATTATAGTATTTAGCTAACGTTGGATAGCATTACATGCGGTGTTGGGGAGCATGATAAGTAATATTAGCTAAACCACTAAAATACACCATAAAGAACGACTTTAGCTTGCTTTAAAATCAACCTCACATAAAAGCATAACAATGGTCAACACAGTACTTACAGGATGCCAGAACAGGTGGTACAGACGAAGGAACCCACTGTCATGTTGGCATAAGTCGGGCCGCGCTGGTCGCAATCAAAGCACTTCCTATTCGGGGGCTGGCTAGTCATTTCCCGAAGCATCTTAAGATGCGTCTCCTCTTGTTTTCGCTTCGCACTCGTCGCCATGGTTGAGAAAAGGGGCTGCTAAAGGTGGGAGAAGTTTATCCAGGGGCTAGGCAGGAGAAACAAGGGGATGTCTTGCCTCGACAGCGGTGGTTCAGACACCTTGCAGAGAGGTCTATTGGGACATTTCTTCTTCGTTGGTTTACAGGTGTACTAGACTGCTAACTGGAGCGTGACTGACACCTACTGGTGGACAGCAGTGACCATTCGACAACATTACATTgatgaataacagtttaatagtAAATACAATGTTTACCATCATACTGATTATGTTTTGTAAAAACAACGACTTAAGATAATCTCCTCTTCCAAAAGGCATCATATGGAGTTTTGGTCTCAACTTTGACATGATCCTGTCAGTTTATCACGATAAGAAAGTCATTTGCCTAGAATGTGGCACTGTTGAGGGTAGCAGGTGTCCACCCATTTGCCTTCCCTCAATATAAATCAATAGTCTCCTGTTTTGGCTGAAGGAACAAGCAAGGCCCCACAGACAGTGGTTGTACTGTTCTCGCCAATGAGTCCCCGCCTCTGCTCATCCTGTTTACTCACTCACTGGGAGTTGGCCAGGgccgtgttcattagggcacacaagGTTTTAAAGCGGAAAACAAATATGAGAATGACCT
Above is a window of Salmo salar chromosome ssa03, Ssal_v3.1, whole genome shotgun sequence DNA encoding:
- the agfg1b gene encoding arf-GAP domain and FG repeat-containing protein 1b isoform X1; translated protein: MATSAKRKQEETHLKMLREMTSQPPNRKCFDCDQRGPTYANMTVGSFVCTTCSGILRGLNPPHRVKSISMTTFTLQEIEFLQKHTNEVCKYIWLGLYDDKTLVVPDFRQPQKVKEFLQEKYEKKRWYVPPDQARTVAMAQASKSGSSASSTASTPEVQPLKTLQLNKTPPTRQSPMVVRSLAHPIVQEKKFDLLTDLGGDIFAALPSQAASNANFANFANFPSQSGRGVPVPSVAGAVPAQSQLGTSAEDRYAALAELDNELSSSAPTGSSVQGESRNMFGAVLGTSPAQTVLPNMHVQQGFGAVSSNNPFVAAAPDMATNPFQTNGIAPAAASFGTGSMSMPAGFGNASSYCLPTSFSGTFQQPFPGQAPCPYPQPGAYQPQQPNGPGGYTVYGQTKSSMTPFGQPMAGPGMTKNPFMAGAPAGSYPSGSSNTNPFL
- the agfg1b gene encoding arf-GAP domain and FG repeat-containing protein 1b isoform X2 encodes the protein MATSAKRKQEETHLKMLREMTSQPPNRKCFDCDQRGPTYANMTVGSFVCTTCSGILRGLNPPHRVKSISMTTFTLQEIEFLQKHTNEVCKYIWLGLYDDKTLVVPDFRQPQKVKEFLQEKYEKKRWYVPPDQARTVAMAQASKSGSSASSTASTPEVQPLKTLQLNKTPPTRQSPMVVRSLAHPIVQEKKFDLLTDLGGDIFAALPSQAASNANFANFANFPSQSGRGVPVPSVAGAVPAQSQLGTSAEDRYAALAELDNELSSSAPTGSSVQGESRNMFGAVLGTSPAQTVLPNMHVQQGFGAVSSNNPFVAAAPDMATNPFQTNGIAPAAASFGTGSMSMPAGFGNASSYCLPTSFSGTFQQPFPGQAPCPYPQPGAYQPQQPNGPGGYTVYGQTKSSMTPFGQPMAGPGMTKNPFMGSI